One genomic segment of Paenibacillus xylanexedens includes these proteins:
- a CDS encoding NUDIX hydrolase: MTYEGSSGGKAPDYREHQDQVHISEQQFLETYNAGDYERPSVTVDMLVFTIRSEAQENYRKLAEPELQLLLIRRGGHPYLGQWALPGGFVSMQESLEDAARRELLTETGLDDIYLEQLYTWGDVERDPRTRVISCSYMALVDSSELELQAGDDASEANWFRVEQRLLEEKRHIHERGRVTERRLQLMLTNGTEELSAIVETKETIEGKVRSHCLTLGEVQGVAFDHAKIIHYALERLRSKIEYTDIAFNLMPETFTLTALQKVHEIISGKKLLAAAFRRKIADWVIETGEYASSAGHRPSRLYRLNPERQTP, encoded by the coding sequence ATGACTTACGAAGGTTCCTCTGGAGGAAAAGCCCCCGATTACCGGGAGCATCAGGATCAGGTACATATCAGTGAACAACAGTTTCTGGAAACGTATAATGCTGGTGATTACGAACGTCCTTCCGTCACCGTGGACATGTTGGTCTTTACGATCCGCAGCGAGGCTCAGGAGAATTATCGCAAGCTCGCTGAACCCGAACTCCAGTTACTTCTCATCCGGCGAGGCGGGCATCCCTATCTGGGACAGTGGGCGTTACCGGGCGGATTCGTCTCTATGCAGGAATCATTGGAAGATGCTGCTCGGCGGGAATTGTTGACGGAGACAGGGCTGGATGATATTTATCTGGAGCAACTGTACACTTGGGGAGATGTGGAACGAGATCCGCGTACACGGGTCATCAGCTGTTCCTACATGGCGTTGGTCGATAGCAGCGAGTTGGAGCTTCAGGCTGGCGATGATGCCAGTGAGGCCAATTGGTTTCGGGTGGAGCAGCGGCTTCTGGAAGAGAAGCGCCATATCCATGAGCGTGGACGTGTGACAGAACGCAGGCTGCAGTTGATGTTGACCAATGGAACAGAAGAGTTATCGGCAATTGTTGAAACGAAAGAAACGATAGAAGGAAAAGTACGAAGCCATTGTTTGACGTTGGGGGAGGTTCAGGGGGTTGCATTTGATCATGCCAAAATCATTCATTATGCACTTGAACGTCTGCGATCCAAGATTGAGTACACGGATATTGCATTTAATCTGATGCCGGAGACGTTTACGCTGACTGCACTTCAGAAAGTACATGAAATCATCAGTGGCAAAAAACTGCTGGCTGCCGCTTTCCGGCGTAAAATCGCCGATTGGGTTATTGAGACGGGAGAGTATGCGAGCAGTGCTGGTCATCGACCATCACGTTTATACAGATTGAACCCAGAGAGGCAGACACCCTGA
- a CDS encoding MarR family winged helix-turn-helix transcriptional regulator, whose translation MNPVQNDRLMGQLSELVKLKRYKVHEKLVNHPELYPGQPPLLFQLEREDGQSQKNLAEQLQRSPATVTVMLKRMESSGYVRREADPKDMRSLRVYLTDQGRSALQELREVIQELEQQAQKDFTPEESRIMSLLAQRMLQNLRES comes from the coding sequence ATGAACCCAGTCCAAAATGATCGGTTAATGGGACAGCTATCCGAACTCGTGAAACTGAAACGCTACAAGGTTCATGAGAAACTTGTGAACCACCCCGAGTTATACCCGGGGCAGCCCCCTTTGCTGTTCCAGCTTGAACGGGAAGATGGCCAATCCCAGAAAAACCTGGCCGAACAACTTCAGCGCAGTCCCGCAACGGTAACCGTGATGCTCAAGCGTATGGAATCATCCGGTTATGTGAGACGCGAAGCAGACCCAAAAGATATGCGCAGTCTGCGGGTATACCTGACAGATCAGGGGCGCTCCGCGCTACAAGAATTGAGAGAAGTGATTCAGGAGTTGGAACAGCAGGCCCAGAAAGATTTTACACCGGAAGAATCTAGAATCATGTCTCTACTTGCACAGCGTATGCTCCAAAACCTGCGTGAATCCTGA
- a CDS encoding ABC transporter ATP-binding protein, giving the protein MWTLKRFLTPYKSAAIVAPLLMVLEVTMDLLQPKLMSSIVDDGVLAGNLPHIITTGLIMLLVALIGWAGGAGCTLYSSKAAVGYGTDLRQELFDHIQTFSFRNLDTFQEGSLITRLTSDITQMQTFVQMLLRMFIRSPMLIIGSIIMAFTISVKLALILIATVPVLFIILFILIKASYPLFASVQSKLDQVNAVLQENLAGIRVVKAFARARLEKKRFKQSNEDYTTTAVKAWRIVTLNAPVLSLMLNATIVAVLWFGGFQVVGGDIAAGDLIAFINYVTVVLSSLTSIGMMMMSFSRAKVSAARINEVLHTQPDIQSGTDNSGNVQSSPSTRDQSRYQPPPLPSHTGGQVEFRDVSFRYDGDHALTGINLIARPGEKVALIGSTGSGKTSLVQLIPRLYDASQGEVLVNGVNVRHWDLQDLRSRVSIVLQESILFSGSIRDNICFGRPGATDAELRAAAQAAAADDFIMKLKDGYDTELGQRGVNLSGGQKQRISIARALLMQPEVLILDDSTSAVDLRTEASIQKALQSLMKDSTTFLIAQRISSVKDADCIYVIDEGQIVARGTHDDLMAHSSHYQAIYYSQQRKEDVQFG; this is encoded by the coding sequence TTGTGGACGTTAAAACGATTCTTGACCCCGTATAAGTCGGCGGCAATCGTCGCCCCGCTGCTCATGGTACTTGAGGTTACTATGGACCTGCTCCAGCCCAAGCTGATGTCCAGCATCGTGGATGATGGTGTACTTGCAGGGAATCTGCCCCATATCATAACTACAGGTCTGATCATGTTACTTGTTGCGTTAATCGGCTGGGCTGGCGGCGCAGGCTGTACACTCTATTCAAGTAAAGCTGCCGTTGGGTACGGCACAGATCTGCGCCAGGAACTGTTTGACCATATTCAAACCTTCTCCTTCCGCAATCTGGATACGTTTCAGGAAGGATCTCTGATCACTCGTCTGACCAGTGACATTACCCAGATGCAGACCTTTGTACAGATGCTGCTACGGATGTTTATCCGTTCACCAATGCTAATCATCGGTAGTATCATCATGGCGTTTACGATCAGTGTAAAGCTAGCTTTAATTCTTATTGCGACTGTACCGGTGCTGTTTATTATTTTATTTATTCTGATAAAAGCATCCTATCCGCTGTTCGCCAGTGTGCAGAGCAAGCTTGATCAGGTCAACGCTGTGCTTCAGGAGAATCTTGCCGGCATTCGTGTCGTCAAGGCGTTTGCACGTGCACGTCTGGAGAAAAAACGGTTCAAGCAATCCAACGAAGATTACACTACAACCGCCGTCAAAGCCTGGCGTATTGTAACGCTGAATGCACCCGTGCTCAGCCTGATGCTGAACGCTACCATTGTAGCGGTGCTGTGGTTTGGAGGTTTCCAGGTAGTGGGAGGCGATATTGCTGCCGGAGATCTGATTGCTTTTATCAACTATGTCACGGTTGTACTCTCTTCCCTCACGTCGATCGGCATGATGATGATGAGTTTCTCCCGCGCCAAGGTATCAGCTGCACGGATCAACGAGGTGTTACATACACAGCCGGATATTCAATCGGGAACCGACAACTCCGGGAATGTGCAGTCATCCCCGTCTACTCGTGATCAGTCTCGATACCAACCGCCTCCCCTTCCTTCGCATACAGGCGGTCAAGTGGAGTTCAGAGACGTATCTTTCCGTTATGACGGAGACCATGCACTTACCGGCATTAACCTGATAGCTCGTCCAGGTGAGAAAGTGGCCTTGATCGGTTCAACAGGTTCAGGCAAAACCTCGCTGGTGCAGCTGATTCCCCGTCTGTATGATGCTTCGCAGGGTGAAGTGCTAGTGAATGGAGTGAACGTTCGTCATTGGGATCTTCAGGATCTTCGCAGCCGTGTATCCATTGTGCTCCAGGAATCCATTCTGTTCAGCGGCAGCATCCGGGATAACATTTGCTTCGGCCGGCCCGGTGCAACGGATGCTGAATTGCGTGCTGCGGCACAAGCTGCGGCAGCGGATGATTTTATTATGAAACTGAAAGACGGGTATGACACGGAACTGGGTCAGCGCGGGGTCAATCTGTCCGGTGGGCAGAAACAGCGTATTTCCATTGCACGCGCCCTGCTCATGCAACCGGAAGTGCTCATTCTGGATGATAGCACCAGTGCTGTGGATCTGCGCACGGAAGCGAGTATTCAGAAGGCTTTGCAATCCTTGATGAAAGACAGCACGACCTTTTTGATTGCACAGCGGATCTCTTCCGTGAAGGATGCGGACTGTATATATGTCATTGATGAAGGACAGATCGTTGCCAGGGGCACACATGATGACCTTATGGCTCATTCATCACACTACCAAGCGATCTATTATTCGCAGCAACGGAAGGAGGATGTTCAATTTGGCTAA
- a CDS encoding ABC transporter ATP-binding protein: MAKPASSSIQQTVVPPIGRPGPAGRGPVPKVRAKNARHALIRVWSYMGRHRKGVIAALVLTALGTLLNLAGPYLLGRAVNEHIVPKVTAGLLKECLLLLSVYVLGSLLMWAQSYVMIGVSQLTVKDLRHALFSRLQELPVSFFDKNQSGDLMSRATNDIDNVSTTLNQSVTQLMSSAILLVGSLSIMFALDVRLTLLTLVTVPLITIATRLIASRTRKHFTAQQKLLGELNGYAQETIAGQKVVAAYNRQDQAHQNFQNLNEKLRTSSTQAQTVSGLVGPTMNVMNNIGFAILASVGGWMAYHDLTSIGLIVSFLAYSRQIERPLNDLANQYNLIQAAIAGAERVFHIMDTPGEYVEEQKKQLDQIQGKVVFEDVSFGYSAERDILKKVSFTAKPGEMIALVGPTGAGKTTIINLLPRFYEITGGRITIDGCDISELEKDQLRRQLGIVLQDAYLFSGTIRDNLAYGKPDATDEQIRQAAELANAHSFIRKLPQGYDTPIISGGSNLSQGQRQLLTIARAILADPAILILDEATSSIDTRTEMKIQEAMRILMKDRTSFVIAHRLSTIREADQILVIDDGQIAERGSHDELMQQQGFYYQLHQGQLNKSN; encoded by the coding sequence TTGGCTAAACCTGCATCTTCCTCCATTCAACAAACCGTCGTGCCTCCGATCGGAAGACCCGGACCAGCGGGCAGAGGACCTGTTCCCAAAGTCCGAGCCAAAAATGCTCGCCATGCTCTGATTCGGGTATGGTCTTACATGGGACGTCATCGCAAAGGAGTCATTGCTGCATTGGTTCTAACCGCTCTCGGCACACTGCTCAATCTGGCAGGGCCTTATCTTCTCGGCCGCGCCGTTAACGAACATATCGTGCCCAAAGTAACAGCGGGTTTGCTGAAGGAATGTCTCCTCTTGCTGAGTGTTTATGTCCTTGGTTCACTCCTGATGTGGGCTCAATCCTATGTCATGATTGGTGTGTCCCAACTGACCGTTAAAGATCTGCGTCATGCGTTGTTCTCCCGACTGCAAGAGCTGCCTGTCAGCTTTTTTGATAAAAATCAAAGCGGGGACCTGATGAGCCGGGCCACCAATGATATCGATAACGTATCTACAACGCTGAATCAAAGTGTAACCCAACTGATGTCCAGCGCCATTTTGCTCGTTGGCTCCTTGTCGATCATGTTTGCACTGGATGTTCGGCTTACCCTGCTCACTCTAGTGACTGTACCCTTGATTACCATCGCCACTCGCCTGATCGCGTCAAGAACCCGCAAACACTTCACCGCTCAACAGAAATTGCTTGGTGAGCTTAATGGGTATGCTCAGGAAACTATTGCTGGACAAAAAGTCGTAGCGGCTTATAACCGTCAGGATCAAGCACATCAAAATTTTCAGAATTTGAACGAGAAACTTCGCACATCCAGCACACAGGCCCAGACTGTTTCGGGTTTGGTTGGACCTACAATGAACGTGATGAACAATATAGGGTTTGCCATACTGGCTTCTGTAGGTGGATGGATGGCTTATCATGATCTAACATCCATCGGACTGATCGTCAGCTTTCTCGCTTACTCCCGCCAGATTGAGCGGCCACTCAACGATCTAGCCAATCAGTATAATTTGATTCAGGCTGCAATTGCAGGTGCTGAACGTGTATTCCACATTATGGATACCCCTGGCGAATACGTGGAGGAACAGAAGAAACAACTGGATCAGATTCAGGGTAAAGTGGTATTTGAAGACGTCTCCTTCGGGTACAGTGCGGAGCGAGACATTCTGAAGAAGGTTAGTTTTACTGCAAAACCTGGGGAGATGATTGCACTTGTTGGACCCACCGGCGCAGGCAAAACAACCATTATCAACCTGTTGCCCCGTTTCTACGAGATTACAGGCGGACGGATTACCATCGATGGATGTGACATCTCGGAACTGGAGAAGGATCAACTTCGTCGGCAACTCGGCATTGTACTTCAGGATGCCTACCTGTTCTCGGGTACCATTCGCGACAATCTCGCCTACGGCAAGCCCGACGCAACCGATGAACAGATCAGGCAAGCGGCTGAGCTGGCGAATGCACATTCGTTCATCCGCAAACTGCCACAGGGTTACGATACCCCCATCATTTCCGGGGGAAGCAACCTGAGTCAGGGACAACGACAACTGCTGACCATTGCCCGGGCAATTCTGGCTGATCCAGCCATTCTTATTCTGGATGAAGCAACAAGCAGCATTGATACGCGTACAGAGATGAAGATCCAGGAAGCGATGCGCATTTTAATGAAAGACCGCACCAGCTTTGTCATCGCCCACAGACTGAGCACGATTCGTGAAGCCGATCAGATTCTCGTCATTGATGATGGACAGATCGCTGAACGGGGCAGCCATGACGAGTTGATGCAGCAACAAGGATTCTACTATCAGCTACATCAGGGACAGCTCAATAAGTCGAACTAA
- a CDS encoding ATP-binding protein, whose product MLRKFQWIFLGIFHYFSELNWCNMLYYMLIISMIQDKPRLAQTLPISLLLMLQYTLIRLSYVPVDTYALLVSLFDLLTSVVIIFLYHTLINSEVEKRRLREKNRFLTLHDPLTGLLNYEGYMEVLHKTVEEQRSFLLVLLNVNNFSGFKKESEDPWCTVITGTGQMISNHFTEAYGISRYAGDRFAVVLPEIQDVEERMSSLLSVQLQGLQVSYSISLYPEMSDSLQHFMTVAEDRLLQQQRSKWLKNEEEVFRSERLRAVGELAAGMAHEIRNPLTAIRGFLQLSRGQAFNIAPWYEVIMGEVTRVTDLTAEFLQFSKPHANHMKPEHLGHCLERVMSLTESDAASRGHQITLEMTNEPVVIIMDRDKIVQVLINLIRNAFEAMTDPGEVHMDLLQDGDAVLISITDTGSGIPENSLSTIFNPFYTTKEEGTGLGLALCQKIVQDHNGKITVHSEMGVGSTFTLHLPMET is encoded by the coding sequence GTGCTGCGAAAATTTCAGTGGATTTTTCTCGGGATATTCCACTATTTCAGTGAACTGAACTGGTGCAACATGCTGTATTATATGCTCATTATTTCAATGATCCAGGACAAACCAAGGTTGGCACAGACCTTGCCGATTTCGTTGCTGCTTATGCTGCAATATACGTTGATTCGGCTTTCGTATGTGCCAGTAGATACATATGCTTTGCTGGTTTCGTTATTTGACCTGTTAACCTCGGTTGTTATCATTTTTTTGTATCATACCTTAATCAACAGTGAGGTCGAGAAGCGCAGGCTTCGGGAAAAAAATCGGTTCCTGACCCTGCATGATCCGCTTACCGGACTGTTGAATTACGAAGGTTACATGGAGGTGTTACATAAGACAGTAGAAGAGCAACGGTCTTTTTTGCTTGTCCTTTTGAACGTCAATAACTTTAGCGGCTTTAAAAAAGAGTCAGAAGATCCTTGGTGTACGGTAATCACAGGTACAGGTCAGATGATCAGCAATCATTTCACCGAGGCCTATGGCATATCCCGGTATGCAGGAGACCGATTTGCAGTCGTTTTGCCGGAGATACAGGATGTGGAAGAACGAATGTCGTCACTGTTATCCGTGCAGCTTCAAGGACTCCAGGTAAGCTACAGCATCTCCCTGTACCCGGAAATGTCGGATTCGTTGCAGCACTTTATGACGGTTGCCGAGGATAGGCTGCTTCAACAACAGCGCAGCAAATGGCTGAAAAATGAAGAAGAAGTATTTCGTTCCGAAAGACTAAGGGCTGTAGGTGAACTGGCCGCGGGTATGGCTCACGAAATTCGGAACCCGCTTACCGCAATTCGGGGATTCCTGCAGCTATCCCGTGGACAAGCGTTTAATATCGCGCCATGGTATGAAGTGATTATGGGTGAGGTGACAAGAGTAACCGATCTGACGGCTGAATTTTTGCAGTTTTCCAAACCACATGCCAATCACATGAAGCCTGAACATTTGGGTCACTGCCTTGAACGCGTGATGTCTTTGACCGAGTCAGATGCGGCATCCCGAGGGCATCAAATTACGCTTGAAATGACTAATGAGCCAGTTGTGATCATCATGGATCGGGATAAAATTGTGCAGGTATTGATCAATCTGATTCGTAACGCTTTTGAAGCAATGACAGACCCTGGTGAGGTTCATATGGATTTGTTGCAGGACGGAGATGCAGTACTCATTTCAATTACAGATACAGGAAGCGGCATTCCGGAAAATTCGCTATCCACAATCTTTAATCCATTTTATACAACCAAAGAAGAAGGTACGGGACTGGGACTTGCACTCTGCCAGAAAATCGTTCAGGATCACAATGGTAAAATTACCGTCCATAGCGAAATGGGGGTTGGTTCGACCTTCACGCTTCATCTGCCAATGGAGACGTAA